The Egibacteraceae bacterium genome includes a region encoding these proteins:
- the extP gene encoding selenite/tellurite reduction operon b-type cytochrome ExtP: MSRIPSPGELKKRAQDNVIWKSIFRPGSIYRKGYRDTSRDRALAAMNNLLYHLHPVKVKRHGLKLTYTYCLGGLSFFLFILLTITGIFLMFFYRPAAGPGNELAYIDMQNLRDTVAFGELVRNLHRWGAHAMVLTVFLHMARVFYHGAYKPPREFNWVVGIILLVLTLLLSFTGYLLPWDQLALWAVQVGTNMAGFTPVFGQQVQFVLIGGVEVGPDTLLRWYVLHVLALPFILTIFLAVHFWRIRKDGGISGPL, encoded by the coding sequence GTGAGCAGGATCCCGTCGCCCGGCGAGCTGAAGAAGCGCGCGCAGGACAACGTCATATGGAAGTCGATCTTCCGGCCGGGCTCGATCTACCGGAAGGGCTATCGCGACACCTCGCGCGACCGCGCCCTCGCGGCCATGAACAACCTGCTCTACCACCTGCACCCGGTGAAGGTGAAGCGCCACGGGCTCAAGCTCACCTACACCTACTGTCTCGGTGGCCTGAGCTTCTTCCTGTTCATCCTGCTGACGATCACCGGCATCTTCCTCATGTTCTTCTACCGGCCCGCCGCCGGTCCGGGGAACGAGCTCGCCTACATCGACATGCAGAACCTCCGGGACACCGTCGCCTTCGGCGAGCTGGTACGCAACCTCCACCGGTGGGGGGCGCACGCCATGGTCCTCACGGTCTTCCTCCACATGGCGCGGGTCTTCTACCACGGCGCCTACAAGCCGCCGCGGGAGTTCAACTGGGTCGTCGGCATCATCCTGCTCGTGCTCACGCTCCTGCTGTCGTTCACCGGCTACCTGCTCCCGTGGGACCAGCTCGCGCTCTGGGCGGTGCAGGTCGGCACGAACATGGCCGGGTTCACCCCGGTGTTCGGTCAACAGGTGCAGTTCGTGCTCATCGGCGGCGTGGAGGTCGGGCCCGACACCCTGTTGCGCTGGTACGTCCTCCACGTCCTCGCGCTCCCGTTCATCCTCACGATCTTCCTCGCGGTGCACTTCTGGCGCATCCGCAAGGACGGCGGCATCTCCGGTCCCCTGTAG
- a CDS encoding 4Fe-4S binding protein, with translation MGLTDQGLHPEIFDDYRIETVDPNWLQERVKPKRHIGLTPELCILCRACEDVCPWECIFMMAPGIIKEAENPEVLTLANTASAVFVIDDNECTRCSICVERCPSDALWLGRVANN, from the coding sequence ATGGGACTGACCGACCAGGGCCTCCACCCGGAGATCTTCGACGACTACCGGATCGAGACCGTCGACCCGAACTGGTTGCAGGAGCGGGTGAAGCCCAAGCGCCACATCGGGCTCACGCCCGAGCTGTGCATCCTCTGCCGGGCCTGCGAGGACGTGTGCCCCTGGGAGTGCATCTTCATGATGGCGCCCGGCATCATCAAGGAGGCGGAGAACCCCGAGGTGCTCACGCTTGCCAACACCGCCTCCGCCGTCTTCGTCATCGACGACAACGAGTGCACCCGCTGCTCCATCTGCGTGGAGCGCTGCCCGTCCGACGCACTGTGGCTGGGCCGAGTCGCCAACAACTGA
- a CDS encoding Rieske 2Fe-2S domain-containing protein, translating to MSTLAFVLTAMTAGLLALAYWWIRRCNPAAALDGPPSLALRPLSTDCEIGRQLQMASAAGAAGAGTPRGSGGGAGAATAPQRKKPTGPSRRAFLRGSLAFGWLGVLGGFSAASLAYLWPDLRGGFGAVLDAGDEEEILEDIRSNREPYEFGPGRTYFVEYNEAEDPDGVYADLTNGARIMALYWTCVHLGCKVPWCASAQWLECACHGSAYNRWGEYQDGPAPRGLDRFRVEIQDGVVMVDTSVVVSGPSRGAGVLDQPREGPSCI from the coding sequence ATGTCAACCCTCGCGTTCGTGCTCACCGCCATGACGGCCGGTCTGCTCGCGCTCGCGTACTGGTGGATCCGTCGCTGCAACCCCGCGGCGGCCCTCGACGGCCCGCCGTCCCTCGCGCTGCGCCCGCTGTCGACGGACTGCGAGATCGGGCGCCAGCTGCAGATGGCGTCCGCCGCGGGGGCGGCCGGCGCCGGCACCCCGCGCGGGTCGGGCGGCGGCGCGGGTGCCGCCACGGCACCCCAGCGCAAGAAGCCCACGGGGCCGTCCCGGCGGGCGTTCCTGCGGGGCTCGCTCGCGTTCGGCTGGCTCGGCGTCCTCGGCGGCTTCAGCGCGGCGTCACTCGCCTACCTCTGGCCGGACCTGCGCGGCGGGTTCGGCGCGGTGCTCGACGCGGGCGACGAGGAGGAGATCCTCGAGGACATCCGCTCCAACCGCGAGCCTTACGAGTTCGGCCCCGGCCGGACCTACTTCGTCGAGTACAACGAGGCGGAGGACCCTGACGGCGTCTACGCCGACCTGACGAACGGCGCGCGCATCATGGCGCTGTACTGGACGTGCGTGCACCTCGGGTGCAAGGTCCCGTGGTGCGCGAGCGCGCAGTGGCTCGAGTGCGCCTGCCACGGCTCTGCGTACAACCGCTGGGGGGAGTACCAGGACGGACCCGCGCCGCGGGGCCTCGACCGGTTCCGCGTGGAGATCCAGGACGGGGTGGTCATGGTCGACACCTCGGTCGTCGTGAGCGGCCCCTCGCGAGGCGCCGGCGTGCTCGACCAGCCGCGCGAGGGCCCCAGTTGCATATAG
- a CDS encoding cytochrome c biogenesis protein CcdA, translating into MIECANAVCALVTDANVLLAAAVAFAAGVVSFASPCVVPLVPGYLSYMTGLSGAELATGQGHNRLRVLGGGLLFTLGFAVPFTLLGLVGATLAVTLQHRPWQIAMGVLVAILGLAFTGLLPFDLLERERRISDVAIDRGMLGAMPLGFVFGVGWVPCVGPALGAILTLGAATTAAGGTPVRGAVLAFVYALGLGLPFVLFGLAFHHAGGALGFLRRNARAFQVGGGLMLTAVGVAIATGLWDLFIDALRPMIQGFEPPI; encoded by the coding sequence ATGATTGAGTGCGCGAACGCCGTCTGCGCGCTCGTCACCGACGCGAACGTCCTGCTCGCGGCGGCGGTGGCGTTCGCCGCCGGGGTCGTGTCGTTCGCCTCTCCCTGCGTCGTCCCGCTCGTCCCCGGTTACCTGTCCTACATGACCGGCCTGTCGGGCGCGGAGCTCGCAACGGGGCAGGGCCACAACCGCCTGCGCGTCCTCGGCGGTGGGCTGCTGTTCACGCTCGGGTTCGCGGTGCCGTTCACCCTGCTCGGCCTCGTCGGCGCCACCCTCGCCGTCACCCTCCAGCACCGCCCCTGGCAGATCGCGATGGGCGTGCTCGTCGCGATCCTCGGGCTGGCCTTCACCGGTCTGCTGCCGTTCGACCTCCTCGAACGCGAACGGCGCATCAGCGACGTCGCCATCGACCGGGGGATGCTCGGGGCGATGCCCCTCGGGTTCGTGTTCGGCGTGGGCTGGGTGCCCTGCGTCGGTCCGGCGCTCGGCGCCATCCTCACCCTCGGCGCGGCCACGACGGCGGCCGGCGGCACACCGGTGCGCGGTGCGGTGCTCGCCTTCGTCTACGCGCTCGGCCTCGGACTGCCGTTCGTCCTCTTCGGGCTCGCCTTCCACCATGCCGGCGGCGCGCTCGGCTTTCTGCGCAGGAACGCGCGGGCGTTCCAGGTGGGGGGCGGGCTGATGCTCACGGCGGTGGGCGTGGCGATCGCCACGGGCCTGTGGGACCTGTTCATCGACGCGCTGCGCCCGATGATCCAGGGCTTCGAGCCGCCGATCTGA
- a CDS encoding TlpA disulfide reductase family protein, with translation MRLLSLRRLFLCVALTVAVTACGVGGGQESAAGRFVEGAGAAVFAVSDREPAPAVAGETLDGEHLELSDLEGPVLVNFWASWCGPCVREAPHLAAIAEQYASRGLHVVGVNVKDQSVANARSFERDHAIPYPSWYDEAAVIAASFGGIGPGALPSTLLLDAEHRVAVRLFGAVTAMQLAPHLEELLAEGTGDD, from the coding sequence ATGCGTCTCCTCTCGCTCCGCCGTCTCTTCCTGTGCGTGGCCCTCACCGTGGCGGTGACCGCATGCGGGGTCGGCGGTGGGCAGGAGTCGGCGGCCGGCCGCTTCGTCGAGGGTGCGGGCGCCGCCGTCTTCGCGGTGTCCGACCGCGAGCCGGCGCCGGCCGTGGCGGGGGAGACCCTCGACGGCGAGCACCTCGAACTCAGCGACCTCGAGGGACCCGTGCTCGTCAACTTCTGGGCCTCGTGGTGCGGGCCGTGCGTGCGGGAGGCCCCGCACCTCGCCGCCATCGCCGAGCAGTACGCGTCCCGGGGCCTGCACGTCGTCGGCGTCAACGTGAAGGACCAGTCGGTCGCCAACGCGCGGAGCTTCGAGCGCGACCACGCCATCCCCTACCCGTCCTGGTACGACGAGGCGGCGGTCATCGCCGCGTCGTTCGGGGGGATCGGGCCGGGCGCGCTGCCCTCCACGCTCCTGCTCGACGCCGAGCACCGGGTTGCGGTCCGGCTCTTCGGCGCGGTCACCGCGATGCAGCTCGCGCCGCACCTCGAGGAGCTGCTCGCCGAGGGCACCGGAGATGATTGA
- a CDS encoding c-type cytochrome has product MTSTTLAVAILALAGLAVLGFIVVNARRPKRAFEDVPPAMRPGYSDEELEKTVIERYMAWGVVLTLFFAVFFPLYWLNETRRLNTEQQNFYVQSVVRGEEDYLLLCSQCHGSQGQGGAASAPDDPASVWPAPALNNIVARYQENSNITDIEDFIISTIERGRPGTPMPAWGRAYDGPLVDEQIQNITNWILAHQIDPEEDPEAITQASDAIGVGGEELYQNNCAKCHGAALEGGVAPSLVGVFERHTEAQVLAILRHGIYVPTGAIMPPWQEGYTYEGARYTDSALRRIVEYIRAQQPAEPPQGDEDASPGAVAAR; this is encoded by the coding sequence GTGACCTCAACGACCCTCGCGGTGGCGATCCTCGCCCTCGCCGGCCTTGCGGTGCTCGGCTTCATCGTCGTGAACGCCCGCCGGCCGAAGCGGGCGTTCGAGGACGTGCCGCCGGCCATGCGTCCGGGGTACTCCGACGAGGAGCTCGAGAAGACCGTCATCGAGCGCTACATGGCGTGGGGCGTCGTGCTGACCTTGTTCTTCGCGGTGTTCTTCCCCCTCTACTGGCTGAACGAGACCCGCAGGCTCAACACCGAGCAGCAGAACTTCTACGTGCAGTCGGTGGTGCGCGGCGAGGAGGACTACCTCCTGCTGTGCTCGCAGTGCCACGGCAGCCAGGGCCAGGGCGGCGCCGCGTCCGCCCCGGACGACCCTGCGAGCGTGTGGCCGGCGCCTGCCCTGAACAACATCGTCGCGCGCTACCAGGAAAACTCCAACATCACCGACATCGAGGACTTCATCATCTCCACGATCGAGCGTGGTCGTCCCGGCACCCCGATGCCCGCGTGGGGCCGCGCCTACGACGGCCCCCTCGTCGACGAGCAGATACAGAACATCACGAACTGGATCCTCGCCCACCAGATCGACCCGGAGGAGGACCCGGAGGCGATCACCCAGGCCTCCGACGCCATCGGCGTCGGCGGTGAGGAGCTCTACCAGAACAACTGCGCGAAGTGTCACGGCGCGGCGCTCGAAGGCGGCGTCGCCCCGTCGCTCGTCGGGGTGTTCGAGCGGCACACCGAGGCGCAGGTCCTCGCCATCCTCCGCCACGGCATCTACGTGCCGACTGGGGCGATCATGCCGCCGTGGCAGGAGGGCTACACGTACGAGGGCGCCCGGTACACCGACAGCGCGCTACGGCGCATCGTCGAGTACATCCGGGCCCAGCAGCCGGCTGAGCCCCCCCAAGGTGACGAGGACGCCAGCCCCGGAGCGGTCGCGGCGCGGTAG